The DNA sequence cacacacatacactTTATATTCTTGCAGCTTTCATGGACGTCTCTCGTCACAGATGTCCTTTTGTGATCCTCATCccactgtttttttgtctttttctttcttcctttggatACAAACCGGCTTCGAGGCGAAAGCAGCTTTCGATCCGAGCCACTTCGTAAACCTCCCTACGAACCTTCCCGCGTCGACATCCAATTTTActataactttaaaaaaatatacacaGATATAACGCTAGAATTGCCCAAAGATGATCAAGTACTCCTTTTACAAGGTTTCAACGACTTTCTATAATCGAAACTGGACGATCGAACGAGATTTTCTTCCACGagcgaaaacttgaaaaacggtTCGCCAGACCAGAAATCAAGATGCCGCACATGCGAACAAGCGTGTTACAGTCCTTTAACATTAATAAGTAAGCTTCTTAAAAAGGACATCCGTTTCTGTGCAACTCGGATGTTGTAAGGAGGAAGTATGAGAGCTATATATGTATAGCAcgttgatgatgataatgataatagtatgATCATAATTCTATGGTTTATCCAGATCTGAATTGCAAGTACTGGTCGTAAATATTATTCTCCCTTAagtttcaaacaactactcgCACTCTATTAACATTCATTAGTCCTAAGGCATAGTATATAAGCATGCCTTGTTTGTTCTTGATCGTCAGTCTGGCAGTGCAGCATAATCCCTGAACCGTGAAAACTTACTTTGGAGTCCCTTTGGATAACTTCTACCTGTAAGTAACTAGCAATTCGATCCTCAACAAACACCTTTCAATCGTTTCTCTAAAGTTACATTTTAATGTACCAAAAAAAGCAGCTGTTGCTAAAGGTTGAAATTCCTCTGTAAAAAGATTGAGAAACGGACGTAATCACAGTACGTCTTTCGCCAgaacaaatatatttattcacCCTCAACTCGTTTGCCGCAAACGGGTGATTCTGGCTTTAGCGGCTATAACCAGAAACATTCCTGGCTCCACTCTCCGAACCTAACGACCCACCACTATACAATCTCTTGACAAACTAACCTCTTCATGTAGCGGTTATACTTTTCAGATACTGTCTCGGAGAAACTCGGGTAACAATTAATGCGTGACTTTCCAATCTCACATGAGGCAGCGAGCAATGGGGTTGCATCtccttctttttaatttattaatgcAAATATTGAGTGCAAGGGTGGCGCAGTGGGTGAAaacactcgcctcccaccaatgcgGCCCAGGTTCAAACCCCGGTGCTGgcatgtgggttgagtttgttgttggttttctcCCTTGCTGCGAGAGGTTTTTCtgcgggtactccggttttccaaattccaattcgaccAGGAATCAGGTAGACGAAGAACCACTTCGTGGATGTGCTACCTCCAAATCATTAATCATTATTGCGGATAATCACTTGTCATGTAGGATATGTAATAAACATTCCGTCTGTCTGGCTTGCAACAATcactaaattttcatttcatattttcagcTGGTTTCTAGATATTTGGTCGAAGAATGGACTTAAACGTGTGGAATCCCTTCTGGACTACTTGCTATAGCGTAATGGCTTTTCTTATCATCGTTGGAAATTCCCTCACAATCGCAACACTTCTGAGAAAAAAGTTTCGCAAGCGTCAACAGTTCTTGTTGATCAGTTTGGCCTTTGCTGATCTCCTGGTTGGATGCACGATTGCATTGTTTGTCGCTGTTAAGTTCCGCTTATTCGCGCTGcggtttgttttttgtcttttagaCATGTTCGCAGGTCTTTCTTCCATCTTCCACTTGGCTGTCATTTCTCTCGAAAGACTTCACGCAACTCTTCGGCCATTTCGTCATCGACAGCTTAGTTTCAAAGCCTACTGGGTTGCCATAGCTACACCATGGATTCTTTCTTTGTCCGTGGGAATTTCAGTCTCCATACTAGTACGGTTTAACCTGATAATGCAACAAACATTGCTCTTCATTGTTATAATTTGCTTAATAACTCCGTTGCTCATAACATGTTTTTCCTATCTCGTAATTTGGAGATCTAGAAAGAAGAGAATAAGTACCGTGAGAAGCTTTCGACAAAACCAAGAAGGAAGATTCTCGGGGACCATTTTCCTTGTGACAGTGACATCTTTCATAATGTGGATGCCTTTTCTGTATTCTAACATTGCTATAAGGGTGTCACCAATTCATACACCATTGGCAGCTCAATTTGTTATCAAGTTCCTTCAATATAGTAACTCGTTTGCCAACTTTGTTATCTACATTCTTAGGTTGCCTAGTTAcagaaaagctttgttttccttaTGTTGGTTTTAACTGTGGGTTGCTATTAAAGCGCCCATCAATTAGAAACTTCAACGTTCACGGTAAAAAGGTTAAGCCGAATGTAATATTGAGTGTCTCTAATTATAGTTATCATTTCATTAGCAACTTCATTGCTTATAACATGTTTTCGCATCTCGTAATTtggaaaaagaagagaaaaagttACGATAATGTGAGAACCTTCGACTAAAATCAAGGAGCAAGATTTTCGATAACATATTTCCTTGTGACGGAAGCATCTTTCTTAACATGGATACCTTTTACGCTTTTAAGCATCATGACAAGGGTGCACGTGTATCTCATTCCTCAATTTGCAGTTTTCTTTATCAAGCTCCTTCAGTTTAGTTGCCGACCTTTTTCTGGGACATTAAAATGTAACTTTAGAGAAACGAGGAAAAGGTCTTTCCTTAGTGACGATTGAATTGCTACTAACTATTACATAGTATTTAACTGGTTTCAAAGTCCATTTTTGGGTACATTGAAGTCTAACTTtagagaaacaaaagaaattaaaggtCCTTAGTGAGGATGAAATTGCTAGTTGCCACCAAATGGGTAGTTAACGGCTTAATGTCTGTTAATTATGACAAAAACCAAATAGATGGCCATTTATCCAATAGACAAGTATTTTAGAACATACCAGCTTTATCCAAAGAAACTCCttggaaaattaatttttagtgtTCAGAGCATATGTTACAACATAGCGGAACAAGGAAGAAAACTGCAAGTGAAGCTAAGATTAAGTATACTGCGTGAACGTACTACAAGCCTCATGCCGCGAAgaatattattgaaattgcTTTGGTAATTACTTCTGACTGGGACGTGAAGTCAAGTTAGAAACAATTTAACCATACAAAATGAGCAAAAGGTGTACAAGAAGAACAATGTGTCTTGTAAAACTAGCTTtagcggaaaaaaaaatgaaaaacaacttttaaaTGGCAGTCGAGACGACATTCTATACAATCTTGGTGAAGTACGCTTTAACTGTGTGCGCGCCGATGACTTAAATTTTTATAGGGTCATTGTATgcaaatttcatgttgtccTAAATGTGCACAGAATTGTTctaaaaagcgtgccgcacgtgcagcacgattatttttcaccATTCGACCAacttaattcttaatttgttgCATTGTCATAAGCTCCATTTATACTAGCAACGGATCATCCGACAAGCTAGCAGACGATCTATCTCTGTGCCTCGTAGTTCATTTGAATTTACACTAGACGAATTTTTCGAGACAGGGTTACCAAAAGGCTTGAGCACCAGTCAGGTAACTTAAATATCTCGGGTTGTCACAAATCTGCACGAGATTTTCCTGGAGTGCGTGCCGCATGTAcagcttatttttcctcattcgaccaatcaaattcttaatttgcgGTGTTGTCATTAGGTCGATTTATGCTAGTGACATATCATCCTTCAAAACGAATCATCTGCCGAAGATCTAGAATAAAGCGACTGATAACTTTGTCTCAAGGGCGTCATATGCATTATGCAAGCTGCACAACAAATTATCAATAGGTATAGgcagttttaaaattaaaatttcaatgtgACGTGAACCTAAATGGACAATAAGCAATTATTGGTGAGGCTCGGTAAGATATGAAGAATTACGCAGATCTCGGAGCGAGTTTGATAATACGCAACAATGTAAGCATAAATCTTTACATTGTGCGAAAGCCgaatccaataattgttttattattgcaACTTTCTTAATCAAGAAGTTTAATTTAGTAAAGGGTTCAAAAGGTTGAAGTTCAAGAGCTGGTGCCATAATTAGAGCGGTGGCCGATTACCATCGGAAAGCTAACTGGAATTCCTCATctaatattgaaaataaataatattaaattagAAAagggagagagaaaaaaaattacattataGAGAAATTTGGAAAGAACAAAAGACGCGTGAGACTGAATCTGAAGAGAATCAAAGaatgaacaaaattgtttaaaaaagtgaggatcaaatggaaaaaaaagcaaataaataaaaaatataattctgataaaaaaaaacaacaataacaactcACTATCAATGCAAACGcaaatgattttaattttactaTAATAACACTGAGCCGAACCGGCTGAATAATAAAGTGCGATTAATTGTTGTGATATTTCGCCCGCGACAACCAAAGGCCAGTGGACTTGCATTTGCTTAGGAATCaaggtgacgtttcgagcgttagccctttcgGCGTCACAGCGAAGTGCTAACACTCCAAatgtcagcttcgtaatctttttAAGTAATTTGATCCTTATCGACTCGATTGACACCAAATATTAGTGTTTCAGTTCCCCACTGACCCGAAAACTCAATTTCTTTCGAACCACATCAGGTTAATGACTCGTTCCTTTCAATTTCGTCGTCTTTTTAATCAAAGTACTAGTCGTTTCCTCGTTCAAGTGGTGATGTAAAGGCAAATGGAGGAGTTTAAGGTAAACATATCGCTTGACAAAGAAAGgacttgaaaaatttgttgttttattgaaCCCTAAATGTAGAAGAATAAAACTTTCGTAACATAATCAAGCGTGTGTGAAATATTGATAAGTCTTACTTACATTCATGATCAGGCTCGATGTTTAACCATTAACGATCAACATAACGCTGTTTTCAGTTAGATGAGGGTGGTTCATTTGTACCTATACTTCGGACCTGAAGTTTTGGTGGCCATTAAAATGCCAATTTTATTCCGGGGCAAGGGatttaataaattaaacaaagcTTTTCGGTAACTAGGAaacctaaaaaagaaaatgctgaAGTTGACAAACGAGTTACTGAATCGAAGGAGCCTGATAAATAAAGTGGCTGACAAAGGAATGAAACTCCTGGACAACAAAAATGGGACATGCACACATTGGAAAGGCATCCATGTTATGAAAGATGCTGCCGTTACAATTAAAATGGTTCTTGAGAATCTCGCTTCTTGGTTTTGTCGAAAGGTTCTCATCTGGCTTCTCCTCCGCTCCACCCAAATGAAAATGTAGGAAAAACATGCTATGAGTAGCGAAATTGCTAAGCTGATTGTCATGCCGATGAAGCTCACTCGAGTAAAATATCGCGGGGACACGTTAAGAATGAGGGACCCAAAAATCCACATAAGCGAAGGGAGGATCCAAggtgttgctatggcaacccGGTAGACTTTCAAACTAAGCTGTTTATGACGAAATGGCCGAAGAGTTGCATGAAGTCTTtctagagaaatgacagccaAGTGGAAGACGGAGGAATGACTCGCGAACATATCTAACAGATTATAAAGAGAACGCGCTAATAAGCGGTACtcaacaaagacaaacaatgTATTCGCGCATCCAACCAAGAGATCAGCAAAGGCTAAACTGATCAACAAGAAATGAGGTCGCTTGCGAAACGTCTTTTTGAGAAGTGTTGCGATGGTGAGAGTGTTTCCAACGATGATAAGGAAAGCCATTACGCCAAAGCAAGTTGTCCAGAAGGGATTCCATTTGTTAAAGTCCATTCTTAGGCCAAATACCTAAAGCTGAgctgaaaatgttaattttaaattcagtGAGAGAAATATCATGAAATTGCCTCTTAACCATACATTTTCAAGCTAAAGCGTGTGTATATTAGATATGATAGGTGATTATTCGTGATGTTTGCATCATCAATAAAAAGACGGAGATGCGAGTCCAATGCTCGCGAACACAGGTCTCTCCGCATAGTTGTTCAGTGGTGGAACATCCTGACTTGTGACCGGAAAGACACAGGTTTGTCGAATAGTTTTAAGTATGAGCTTGCATGGAACGCCAAACGTgacaaaagtgttgaaaatgaaaaggtcagttggatcattgaaaatataggTTTTTGCCATTAACATGTGCCATACTGTGTTATTTATGGGTAAAAAATTACGTACGTATAACTTATGGTTAGGTAAAtatactggttgaaaaactgaccACATATTTTTGTAGCTTGAAATTGGCGGCTGAAATGTATAGGTTGTAAGTATCGATTTGTTGGCTTTTCCGGAAATCTTCGGAACAAGCCGACGCGCACGTTACGAACTGGCTCCGCGTGGAAAACAACGCCATGTTGAAATAGTATTAGGgagatcaacgacgcgactgcagcgacgacgccacaaaatttgcatacttaattgacaaaaacaaaagttttgcacgcccttcacgtgctttttttaattccgtgcatttctttcaagttctcggcaaatctgcgacgtgaaatcaCCATTTCTGAAGTTTTAGGCTACGTCCActcgaagacgattgtaaacgcaaacgatagtaaacgcatatttttatctccgtccacacgaagacgatcatcgtttacgaagcgttttcaaatttatccactttggagtgcgttttcgaatttatgcgtttacggtgagtgttttcatcgtcttcgtgtggacggaaggcctaaacgcataaaaaaaattgacataatggcgaaatagattgagaaacttgaacttgcaattttgaacgacgttttcgctactgtcgcgtcgaagatcttaaactccctatttatTTCAATACGCTGTGTCTACATACCCGGCAACCGGGtacggttttcaaaatactaggTACCTCGCAGTCTAAAGTTCACATCTAATTTTCCCGAAATTTCTCATTGATTTCTTCAAGAGCATAAGacatttgtttattacaaacGTCAAGCGATTCCAAAAATTGACTTGGCTTTGAAATAGATGCAGGTGTCGAGCTTGGACATAGAGTCGCAACGTTTGTATTTGGTTACATCGACACTAAGAAAAATATTCGTGACGCACTGAGTCGGGTCTCTTAGAATATCCTCGGAAAACATCAGTGAAAATGCCCCGAAGCTTTTGAAGCTTGTCCAGAAATACCAAGTGATTCGAAATAAAAGTCTTCAATATTAGAGAACGAATTCTCCGAGCCTAAACAAATCATCAGTGTAAATTCTCCCATAAATGACACAGTACAGCACATATTTAATGGCAAAACCTGTATTTTCAATTATACAACTTACCTTTCGatgattttcaacatttttgtcaCGTTTGATGTTCCATATACTTGCATTGTTATCCGGCGAGTTTCTCCGAGACAACAACTGTAAAAGTAAAACATCTACGTGGAGAGGTTGGTTTGTTACCCGCCTTAAAACTGTAAAGTGCTGGGTCGGTGCATCGTAGGTGTGTAAGGGGCAATGAGTACGTACGCTCGCTTTCGTAGTGACGAGTTCATGAAGAATGACATACCatgatgatgaaaatattTGTTCAGGTAAAGGCGTGCTATAGCAACGTCTGTTTACAATGTTTTTATCAGAGTAAATTTGACCTTCTTTTCGCACATAAAAGTACTAGTCTAACTTTAGAGAAACGAAGGGAATTAAAGGTCCTTATTGAGGCTTAAGTTGCTAGTTACCATCAAAAAGGTGGTTAACTGGATTAAATGTCTGTTAatcttgacaaaaataaaaccaatAGACAAGAATTTTAGAACGTACCAGTCTTATCAAAAGGGAGTCCAACGTCAATTTTGACGGTTCAATTATTCTGTTACACAGCCTCAAGAAAACAGGGAGGAAAACTGCAATTGAAGATGAGGTACGCGCAGTGCAAATCTAATGCTGCGAGGAATATTATTGACATTGAATTGTTAAATAGTTCTTGCTGGGGCATAATGTCAAGTCAGTAataatttaaatgcaaatttttcaatttccttttttgaaaagGCGATTTCCGCCATTAAAATATAGATAGGTAATATAATTAGCGGAAGATAATGTGAGAGCGTATTCATAGTCAGCCTGTTTTTTATTGGAAACAAGACCCATGCAAGCAGAAATTTTGACATCCTTTTACGAGCCCAATCAATGCTATCTAAAGTTTTTCTAAACTTGCATAGAATTGATCATACCTCGTGCTTgtcaaattaaaaagaattattgtAGGGTGCACTGACTGTCCATCATGATTTCCATGAACTACTGAAAAGCTGAGCCAGGTGTCCACGGCTGATAACCAGGGATTGTTTTTAAGGTAAAAAGCTGGCTAGTACGCGGCTTCGAGAACGGCTAGAAGTCCTCAGTTGGATTTCAGTTGTCGGATACATTCTGTaatttaaccccttaactgctgaatgagcgctcagggcacttatagattttactctgtctaacgccagacgattttactcgtcaatggggaaccccttggcagggaaagggttaaccgGACTTTCTTCTGATCTGTGAGGCTGTTGctgtaaataacaaaaaaaataataaaacaaaaataaaaaaacaacaacaaactaaAGGACAAGAAATcggagcactgacagaggGAGTGCTCCTGGAAATACCTATAAAATGGAACGCTGATGTCCGGAAACGACGTTTTTCACCAAGCTCGGAGTTGAAAAAGTTGAGCAactaaattaaagaaaaactgttttcATCCGATAGAACACATACATTTCAACTTGCTGATGATGGTCTTTACACAACAACACCATTAACATGTACATCAATTCTTAAAATTAGACATTCGAGTTAACATTGACAGTATTGCTATTCGATTAAGGCTCATCACTATACTCCTATCAAGGCGTTTTAATAGACCGATATATTTTTATATCGAACTTATCTgaaatgagactcccgtgggagtacCATGACCAGTCACAAGAAAGTGGTTGTCAACTAGAAAGCCTTCGCAACTTTGACCACCATACACATTTTATGACCTGTACTGTAACTATTTTATCCTGTAACCATGTGTTGTGACTATATACATCTCTctatgttatttttttgcaaaaagtgtgaaaaaaatgaaccatGAAccaaactaattgacgtcactgcgtcattGGACCAGGCTGCGTTTCTTACGCAGAAgcaaaggtatactaaaaatagatcagtctgtaaaaatacTGTGACAaagcttagtatgggagttgcatgctcctactcatcggctcctgggcTCATATCATCATTCGCTGCGACCAATAGAGGAGCGATAACGCACCGAACATTACCTCAAAGACAAACTATTTAGTAAAAACATACTCATCAAGTCTGCATTTATACAGCCAGAGGCCATTGAAGAAAGTATTCGGTAATTGCACTCTCGTGAAGATGGCTATGTTGgtgcaaaatgtcgctcaagaTTTAGTTTCCATATGCTGCTCAGCCTCAAGAAAACAAGGCCAAAAACTGCAAGTGAAGATGAGCGCGAAGACGTGCTATAAACCGCGT is a window from the Acropora palmata chromosome 1, jaAcrPala1.3, whole genome shotgun sequence genome containing:
- the LOC141886513 gene encoding trace amine-associated receptor 1-like, which encodes MDFNKWNPFWTTCFGVMAFLIIVGNTLTIATLLKKTFRKRPHFLLISLAFADLLVGCANTLFVFVEYRLLARSLYNLLDMFASHSSVFHLAVISLERLHATLRPFRHKQLSLKVYRVAIATPWILPSLMWIFGSLILNVSPRYFTRVSFIGMTISLAISLLIACFSYIFIWVERRRSQMRTFRQNQEARFSRTILIVTAASFITWMPFQCVHVPFLLSRSFIPLSATLFIRLLRFSNSFVNFSIFFFRFPSYRKALFNLLNPLPRNKIGILMATKTSGPKYRYK